One genomic segment of Candidatus Edwardsbacteria bacterium includes these proteins:
- a CDS encoding GGDEF domain-containing protein: MMGFIKNTAKLPVIYGLIGAMAGYLLLHPAAMFIHQYYYNKTLSWEFLRVSFSREHLYMSFYFMALSALAGVLFGIHPQRMSRLLARVKRLSITDDLTGVYNRRYFFQRFKDELERSARYGRQTALLMLDIDYFKHYNDIHGHQMGDSLLKKLARLLSISIRQPDFIARYGGEEFVVVAPETDREKAVKLAEKLRAAIEKHPFLMRESQPDGKITISIGVAVFPEDGQTVDEMVSKADAALYIAKDLGRNKVVSG, from the coding sequence ATGATGGGTTTTATTAAAAACACAGCGAAACTGCCGGTAATCTACGGTCTGATCGGGGCAATGGCCGGTTACCTGTTACTTCATCCGGCCGCAATGTTCATCCATCAATATTATTACAATAAAACGCTTAGCTGGGAATTCTTACGGGTGTCATTTTCCCGGGAGCATCTTTATATGTCATTTTATTTTATGGCGCTGAGCGCCCTGGCCGGGGTGCTGTTCGGTATACATCCCCAACGGATGTCCAGATTGCTGGCCAGGGTCAAACGCCTGTCAATCACCGACGACCTGACAGGGGTATACAACCGGCGGTATTTTTTCCAGAGGTTCAAGGATGAGCTGGAACGATCGGCCAGATACGGCCGGCAGACGGCTCTGCTAATGCTGGACATAGATTATTTCAAGCATTATAACGATATTCACGGCCATCAGATGGGGGATTCCCTTCTGAAGAAACTGGCCCGGCTGCTGAGCATCTCCATCCGCCAGCCGGATTTCATCGCCCGTTACGGCGGCGAGGAGTTCGTGGTGGTGGCCCCGGAGACCGACCGGGAGAAGGCCGTGAAGCTGGCGGAGAAATTGAGGGCCGCTATAGAAAAGCATCCCTTTTTAATGAGGGAGAGCCAGCCGGACGGCAAGATCACCATCAGCATCGGGGTGGCAGTGTTTCCCGAGGATGGCCAAACCGTGGATGAAATGGTCAGCAAGGCCGATGCCGCTTTGTATATCGCCAAGGATCTGGGTCGGAACAAGGTGGTCTCAGGCTGA